One Pseudonocardia abyssalis DNA segment encodes these proteins:
- a CDS encoding ABC-F family ATP-binding cassette domain-containing protein, producing MGHIEAMGVGYVLPDGRELFAGVSFRVGDGAKVALVGPNGAGKTTLLRMVAGDLAPASGSIARSGGLGVMGQFVGSISDGRTLADLALSLAPPAVRAAGERLRSAERALDDTERTQLRYAAALAMWGDAGGYGAEVECDTASVAALGLPWERTRDRPVATLSGGEQKRFALELLFRGPDEVLLLDEPDNFLDVPGKRRLEARIADSAKSVLFVSHDRELLANTAQRVVTVEAGSAWTHPGGFASWHAARVARHDRLDEHRRRWDEEREKLERLVTFYKVKAASNDGMASRLQAARTRLARFLDAGAPAEKAQEQSITMRLGGGRTGKRALVCSGLELDDLTFPFDLEVWFGDRVAVLGANGTGKSHFLRLLARGGTDPEPGAVPASGAALAPVAHDGAARLGARVRPGHFSQTHDRPELTGAALVDALVRGDVDRAGMPLGGAMKALARYELAEQGEQRFETLSGGQQARFLILLLELSGATLLLLDEPTDNLDLASAEALEQALAAFEGTVLAVTHDRWFTRGFDRFLLFGGDGEVRETPEPVWDVSS from the coding sequence GTGGGGCATATCGAGGCGATGGGTGTCGGGTACGTGCTGCCCGACGGGCGGGAGCTGTTCGCCGGGGTCTCCTTCCGGGTCGGGGACGGCGCGAAGGTGGCGCTGGTCGGACCGAACGGCGCGGGCAAGACGACGCTGCTGCGGATGGTCGCGGGCGACCTGGCCCCGGCGAGCGGGTCGATCGCGCGCAGCGGCGGGCTCGGCGTCATGGGGCAGTTCGTCGGGTCGATCTCCGACGGACGCACGCTGGCCGACCTCGCGCTGTCGCTCGCCCCGCCCGCCGTCCGCGCGGCGGGGGAACGGCTGCGTTCCGCGGAACGCGCGCTCGACGACACCGAGCGCACCCAGCTCCGCTACGCCGCGGCGCTCGCGATGTGGGGCGACGCGGGCGGCTACGGCGCGGAGGTGGAGTGCGACACCGCGTCGGTCGCCGCGCTCGGCCTCCCGTGGGAACGCACCCGTGACCGGCCCGTGGCCACCCTGTCCGGCGGCGAGCAGAAGCGCTTCGCCCTGGAGCTGCTGTTCCGCGGCCCGGACGAGGTGCTGCTCCTCGACGAGCCGGACAACTTCCTCGACGTCCCCGGCAAGCGCCGGCTGGAGGCGCGGATCGCGGACTCGGCGAAGAGCGTGCTGTTCGTCAGCCACGACCGGGAGCTGCTGGCGAACACCGCGCAGCGGGTCGTCACGGTCGAGGCGGGATCGGCGTGGACGCATCCCGGCGGGTTCGCGTCGTGGCACGCCGCGCGCGTCGCCCGGCACGACCGGCTCGACGAGCACCGCCGCCGCTGGGACGAGGAGCGGGAGAAGCTGGAGCGGCTCGTGACCTTCTACAAGGTCAAGGCCGCGTCCAACGACGGCATGGCGTCACGGCTGCAGGCCGCACGCACGCGGCTGGCCCGGTTCCTCGACGCGGGGGCACCGGCGGAGAAGGCGCAGGAGCAGTCGATCACGATGCGGCTCGGCGGCGGCCGCACCGGGAAGCGCGCGCTGGTGTGCTCCGGCCTGGAACTCGACGACCTGACGTTCCCGTTCGACCTGGAGGTCTGGTTCGGCGACCGGGTCGCGGTGCTCGGCGCGAACGGGACCGGGAAGTCGCACTTCCTGCGCCTGCTCGCCCGCGGCGGCACCGACCCGGAGCCGGGCGCGGTTCCCGCGAGCGGCGCCGCCCTGGCGCCGGTCGCGCACGACGGTGCCGCCCGGCTCGGCGCGCGGGTGCGGCCCGGGCACTTCTCGCAGACCCACGACCGCCCCGAGCTGACGGGCGCCGCGCTCGTCGACGCGCTCGTCCGCGGCGACGTCGACCGCGCCGGCATGCCGCTGGGCGGCGCGATGAAGGCGCTGGCCCGCTACGAGCTCGCCGAGCAGGGCGAGCAGCGGTTCGAGACGCTGTCCGGCGGGCAGCAGGCCCGGTTCCTCATCCTGCTCCTGGAGCTCTCCGGAGCCACCCTGCTGCTGCTCGACGAGCCCACCGACAACCTCGACCTCGCCTCGGCCGAGGCCCTGGAGCAGGCACTCGCCGCGTTCGAGGGCACCGTGCTGGCCGTGACCCACGACCGCTGGTTCACCCGCGGGTTCGACCGCTTCCTGCTCTTCGGCGGCGACGGCGAGGTGCGCGAGACCCCGGAGCCGGTGTGGGACGTGAGCAGCTGA
- a CDS encoding MATE family efflux transporter, with the protein MSDDRVPLREVLRLAAPALPVLAAEPLYLLVDTAVVGRLGVVPLAGLAIAGVLFAQVTSQLNFLSYGTTARAARLHGAGRRTEAVAEGGQATWLALAVGLVLLAVGQLVAVPVAGAFAGDGEIADAAVSWLRVALFGAPLILVTLAGNGWMRGVQDTVRPLRYVLAGNGLSAVLCPVLVHGVGWGLPGSAAANVTGQALGAGLFLLALRRERGFARPDLATMRAQLVLGRDLIARSLAFQACFLSAAAVAARFGAASVAAHQIVLQLWFFMALVLDAVAIAAQSLVGAALGSGAVARARALAGQVTRYGLVLGVGFGVLFAALIGVLPPVFTGDAAVLALVPVAWWFFVAMQPIAGVVFALDGVLLGAGDAAFLRTSTLAAAVLGFLPLIWASLVFGWGLAGIWTGLSLFMVARLVAVGLRTRSGRWLVTGAVRPSGSPQR; encoded by the coding sequence GTGAGCGACGACCGGGTCCCGCTCCGCGAGGTCCTGCGCCTCGCCGCGCCCGCGTTGCCGGTGCTGGCCGCCGAGCCGCTCTACCTTCTCGTCGACACCGCGGTCGTCGGACGGCTGGGGGTCGTCCCACTCGCCGGGCTGGCGATCGCGGGGGTGCTGTTCGCGCAGGTCACGAGCCAGCTGAACTTCCTGTCCTACGGCACCACCGCCCGCGCCGCACGGCTGCACGGGGCCGGGCGGCGCACCGAGGCCGTCGCGGAGGGAGGGCAGGCGACGTGGCTCGCACTGGCCGTGGGACTGGTGCTGCTCGCGGTCGGGCAGCTCGTGGCGGTGCCGGTGGCGGGCGCGTTCGCGGGGGACGGCGAGATCGCCGACGCCGCGGTGTCCTGGCTGCGGGTCGCACTGTTCGGGGCCCCGCTCATCCTCGTGACGTTGGCGGGCAACGGGTGGATGCGCGGTGTGCAGGACACCGTCCGCCCCCTGCGCTACGTCCTCGCGGGCAACGGCCTGTCCGCGGTGCTGTGCCCGGTGCTGGTGCACGGCGTCGGATGGGGGCTGCCGGGTTCGGCCGCGGCGAACGTCACCGGGCAGGCGCTCGGGGCCGGGCTGTTCCTGCTCGCGCTGCGCCGGGAGCGCGGCTTCGCCCGACCCGACCTCGCGACGATGCGCGCGCAGCTCGTACTGGGCCGCGACCTCATCGCCCGCAGCCTCGCGTTCCAGGCCTGCTTCCTCTCCGCCGCCGCGGTGGCCGCGCGGTTCGGGGCGGCGTCGGTCGCGGCGCACCAGATCGTCCTGCAGCTGTGGTTCTTCATGGCGCTCGTGCTCGACGCCGTGGCGATCGCGGCCCAGTCGCTGGTCGGGGCGGCACTGGGGTCCGGGGCCGTCGCCCGGGCCCGGGCGCTCGCCGGCCAGGTCACCCGCTACGGGCTGGTGCTCGGCGTCGGGTTCGGGGTGCTGTTCGCGGCGCTGATCGGCGTGCTGCCGCCGGTGTTCACCGGTGACGCCGCGGTGCTCGCGCTGGTGCCCGTCGCCTGGTGGTTCTTCGTGGCGATGCAGCCGATCGCGGGCGTCGTCTTCGCCCTCGACGGCGTGCTGCTCGGCGCGGGCGACGCGGCGTTCCTGCGCACCTCGACGCTCGCCGCCGCCGTGCTCGGGTTCCTGCCCCTGATCTGGGCGTCGTTGGTGTTCGGCTGGGGCCTGGCCGGGATCTGGACGGGGCTGTCGTTGTTCATGGTGGCGCGGCTGGTGGCGGTCGGGCTGCGGACGCGGTCGGGGCGTTGGCTGGTGACGGGCGCGGTGCGGCCCTCGGGGTCGCCGCAGCGCTGA
- a CDS encoding class I SAM-dependent methyltransferase, protein MGAVAPSSARLAGVLSSVVPRAGEPVVVELGPGTGAVSAVIAERLPAGGRHLAVELDPDMVAYLRRTRPGLEVVPGDARELGKLLAEHGVDHVDAIVCGLPWALFDDAVQTDVLREIGRAIGDTGAFTTFAYVQGMAMPAAQRFRARLRGAFEEVLVSSTVWRNVPPAFVYVCRRPVG, encoded by the coding sequence ATGGGAGCGGTCGCGCCGAGCTCGGCCCGCCTCGCCGGGGTGCTGTCGTCGGTGGTGCCGCGCGCGGGTGAGCCGGTCGTCGTGGAGCTGGGCCCGGGCACCGGCGCGGTCAGCGCCGTCATCGCCGAACGCCTCCCGGCGGGCGGGCGGCACCTCGCCGTCGAGCTCGACCCGGACATGGTCGCCTACCTGCGCCGCACCCGTCCGGGGCTGGAGGTGGTACCCGGCGACGCCCGCGAGCTCGGGAAGCTGCTCGCCGAGCACGGCGTCGACCACGTCGACGCGATCGTCTGCGGCCTGCCGTGGGCTCTGTTCGACGACGCCGTGCAGACCGACGTCCTGCGCGAGATCGGCCGCGCGATCGGCGACACCGGCGCGTTCACGACGTTCGCCTACGTGCAGGGCATGGCGATGCCCGCGGCGCAGCGGTTCCGGGCGCGGCTGCGCGGTGCGTTCGAGGAGGTGCTGGTCAGCTCCACGGTGTGGCGCAACGTGCCGCCCGCTTTCGTCTACGTGTGTCGGCGACCCGTCGGGTGA
- a CDS encoding DHH family phosphoesterase, with the protein MVADPVRVAAALLTDARDITLLAHVQPDADSLGSALALGIALHRRGADVRVSFATPDAVPETLRPLDVLGLVVPPSKLPARPALLVACDAAEPSRLGHLRGLLDTADTTVMIDHHASNPGFGDVRILDASVEATVVLVHRLLGAMGVAPDADVARCLYAGLVTDTRGFRTAGAAAHRMAAELIEAGVDVESLVRPIMDTHPYPWLAVLGSALDRCVLDRSAAGGLGLAYTTVRAADVARFRVEEVDGVVDVVRTVAEAEVAAVLKQVGERRWSVSLRSNGSVDVATAAGRIGGGGHRAAAGVTLDGTEEDVLHALRGALEPAVPVAG; encoded by the coding sequence GTGGTCGCCGACCCCGTCCGGGTGGCCGCTGCGCTGCTCACCGACGCCCGGGACATCACCCTGTTGGCGCACGTCCAGCCCGACGCCGACTCGCTCGGCAGTGCCCTCGCACTGGGCATCGCGTTGCACCGGCGCGGCGCCGACGTCCGGGTCTCCTTCGCCACGCCCGACGCGGTCCCCGAGACGCTGCGCCCCCTCGACGTGCTCGGGCTCGTCGTGCCGCCGTCGAAGCTCCCGGCTCGGCCCGCCCTGCTCGTGGCCTGCGACGCGGCCGAGCCCTCCCGGCTGGGGCATCTGCGCGGCCTGCTCGACACCGCCGACACCACGGTGATGATCGACCACCATGCCTCCAACCCGGGGTTCGGCGACGTCCGGATCCTCGACGCGTCGGTGGAGGCCACGGTCGTGCTCGTCCACCGGCTCCTCGGGGCGATGGGCGTCGCCCCCGACGCCGACGTGGCCCGCTGCCTCTACGCGGGCCTGGTCACCGACACCCGCGGCTTCCGCACCGCCGGGGCCGCGGCGCACCGCATGGCCGCGGAGTTGATCGAGGCGGGCGTCGACGTGGAGTCGCTCGTCCGTCCGATCATGGACACCCACCCGTACCCCTGGCTCGCCGTGCTCGGGTCCGCGCTCGACCGCTGCGTGCTGGACCGCAGCGCCGCGGGCGGGCTGGGGCTGGCGTACACGACCGTCCGGGCCGCGGACGTCGCGCGGTTCCGGGTGGAGGAGGTCGACGGGGTCGTCGACGTCGTGCGCACCGTCGCCGAGGCCGAGGTCGCCGCGGTGCTCAAGCAGGTGGGGGAGCGGCGGTGGTCGGTGTCGCTGCGCTCCAACGGCTCCGTCGACGTCGCGACGGCGGCCGGGCGGATCGGCGGCGGCGGGCACCGGGCCGCGGCCGGGGTGACGCTGGACGGCACCGAGGAGGACGTCCTGCACGCGCTGCGCGGCGCGCTGGAGCCCGCGGTACCGGTGGCGGGCTGA
- the rbfA gene encoding 30S ribosome-binding factor RbfA yields the protein MVDQARARRLAKRISQIVAGALESEIKDPRLKMVTITDTRVTGDLQEATVFYTVIGDTVDEDPDTAGVAAALASATGVLRTKVGAGTGVRRTPSLTFVADVVPTESRRMEELLARTRESDAEVARLAATAQPAGDPDPYRVPRERDDIDDED from the coding sequence ATGGTGGACCAGGCGCGTGCCCGTCGGCTCGCGAAGCGGATCTCGCAGATCGTGGCCGGTGCGCTGGAGAGCGAGATCAAGGACCCGCGGTTGAAGATGGTGACGATCACCGACACCCGCGTCACGGGCGACCTGCAGGAAGCCACGGTCTTCTACACCGTCATCGGCGACACCGTCGACGAGGACCCCGACACCGCGGGCGTGGCCGCGGCACTGGCCAGCGCCACCGGGGTGCTGCGCACCAAGGTCGGGGCGGGCACCGGGGTGCGGCGCACCCCGTCGCTCACGTTCGTCGCCGACGTGGTGCCCACCGAGTCCCGCCGCATGGAGGAACTGCTCGCCCGCACGCGCGAGTCCGACGCCGAGGTGGCTCGCCTCGCCGCGACCGCGCAGCCTGCCGGCGATCCCGACCCGTACCGCGTGCCGCGCGAGCGTGACGACATCGACGACGAGGACTGA
- a CDS encoding DUF503 domain-containing protein encodes MYVGVVEFDVLLGDVHSLKEKRSLVRPVVAELRRQFEVAAAEAGHQDLHRRTLIGVSCVAADHDHVVEVLDRCERLVAARPEFELLSARHRMLGPEDE; translated from the coding sequence TTGTACGTCGGAGTCGTCGAGTTCGACGTCCTGCTCGGGGACGTGCACTCGTTGAAGGAGAAGCGGTCGCTGGTGCGGCCCGTCGTGGCGGAGCTGCGACGCCAGTTCGAGGTCGCCGCCGCCGAGGCGGGACACCAGGACCTGCACCGGCGCACGCTGATCGGTGTGTCCTGCGTGGCCGCCGACCACGACCACGTGGTCGAGGTGCTGGACCGGTGCGAGCGGCTCGTGGCCGCCCGACCGGAGTTCGAACTGCTCTCGGCCCGGCACCGGATGCTGGGGCCCGAGGACGAGTAG
- the infB gene encoding translation initiation factor IF-2, which produces MAGKARVHELAKELGISSKQVLSKLQDLGEYVKSPSSTVEAPVARKLRESVSGGSGGGRPRGGPSAPSAVPGPPRSGGVPGPRPGPRPGPSAPAAPAEPAAPAAPARPAAERTEAPTPRPATPGGGAPGGSGPRPGPRPGPAATPERIRSEPAVAERAPAPPAARPGPQARPEQARPEQARPEQGRPEQSCPEQQPAAADAGSAVVPPKPSGPRPGPRTPRVGNNPFGVGSGAPPRAPAPRPGPPAQPGGSAPAGPPAQGDRPAPGQGAPRPGGPGQGGPRPAGPRPGGPRPPNPGNMPPRPNPGMMPARPAGGRPAPGGRGGPGGPGGRPGGPGGRPGGPGGRPGGGGGGFRPGGGGPGGPGGAPAGGGFRGGPGGGGGRPGGPRGRGGAAGAFGRPGGPVRKGRKSKRAKRQEFESMQAPSAGGVRLPRGNGETIKLARGASLTDFADKIGANPASLVQVLFHLGEMVTNTQSVSDEILELLGSEMNYVVQVVSPEEEDRELLDSFSISYGEDAGGEDDLVVRPPVVTVMGHVDHGKTRLLDTIRKANVMGGEAGGITQHIGAYQVMSELEGYERPITFIDTPGHEAFTAMRARGAKSTDIAVIVVAADDGVMPQTVEAINHAQAADVPVVVAVNKIDKEGANPDKIRQQLTEYNLVAEEYGGDTMFVDISAKQGTNIDALLEAILLTADAALDLRANPNMEAQGVAIEAHLDRGRGPVATVLVQRGTLRVGDSIVAGDASGRVRRMFDEHGEDIVEAYPSRPVAVVGFTSVPGAGDTFLVVDEDRVARQIADRRRARERNAELASRRKRVSLEDLDAALKETNQLNLIIKGDNSGTVEALEDALMKIEVGDDVELRVIHRGVGGITEGDVNLAIADNVIVLGFNVRAEGKATELANREGVEIRYYSVIYQAIDEIEQALKGLLKPEYEEAVLGHAEVRQVFRSSRFGSIAGCLVMDGIIRRNAKARLLRDSVVVAENLTVNSLRRVKDDVVEVREGFECGLTLGSFNDVKDGDMIETYELREKPRA; this is translated from the coding sequence GTGGCAGGCAAGGCCCGTGTGCACGAGCTCGCGAAAGAGCTCGGCATCTCCAGCAAGCAGGTCCTCAGCAAGCTGCAGGACCTCGGCGAGTACGTGAAGTCGCCGTCCTCCACCGTCGAGGCGCCGGTCGCCCGCAAGTTGCGGGAGTCCGTGTCCGGCGGCAGTGGCGGGGGTCGCCCCCGCGGCGGCCCGTCCGCCCCGTCCGCCGTTCCCGGCCCGCCCCGTTCCGGTGGCGTGCCCGGACCCCGTCCCGGCCCGCGTCCCGGACCGTCCGCCCCGGCGGCGCCCGCCGAGCCCGCGGCCCCGGCCGCTCCGGCACGTCCGGCGGCCGAGCGCACCGAGGCCCCGACGCCGCGTCCCGCCACCCCCGGTGGCGGTGCTCCCGGTGGCAGCGGCCCGCGTCCCGGACCCCGTCCGGGCCCGGCGGCGACGCCCGAGCGGATCCGTTCCGAGCCGGCGGTCGCGGAGCGCGCCCCGGCCCCGCCGGCGGCCCGTCCCGGCCCGCAGGCACGTCCCGAGCAGGCACGTCCCGAGCAGGCACGTCCCGAGCAGGGGCGGCCGGAGCAGTCGTGTCCCGAGCAGCAGCCGGCCGCGGCCGACGCCGGTTCCGCCGTCGTCCCGCCGAAGCCGTCCGGCCCGCGTCCGGGTCCGCGCACGCCGCGCGTCGGCAACAACCCGTTCGGCGTCGGGTCCGGGGCCCCGCCCCGCGCTCCCGCGCCGCGTCCCGGCCCGCCCGCGCAGCCCGGTGGCAGCGCTCCGGCGGGTCCGCCCGCGCAGGGTGACCGGCCGGCTCCCGGCCAGGGCGCCCCGCGTCCCGGTGGTCCCGGCCAGGGCGGTCCTCGTCCGGCCGGTCCCCGTCCCGGTGGACCGCGTCCCCCCAACCCGGGCAACATGCCCCCGCGCCCGAACCCCGGCATGATGCCGGCGCGTCCGGCCGGTGGGCGTCCCGCTCCCGGTGGCCGCGGTGGTCCCGGTGGGCCCGGTGGTCGTCCCGGCGGTCCCGGCGGTCGTCCGGGCGGTCCCGGTGGTCGTCCCGGCGGTGGCGGTGGCGGTTTCCGTCCCGGTGGCGGCGGTCCCGGCGGTCCCGGTGGCGCTCCTGCCGGCGGTGGCTTCCGCGGTGGTCCCGGTGGCGGCGGTGGCCGTCCCGGTGGCCCGCGCGGTCGCGGCGGTGCCGCGGGCGCGTTCGGCCGTCCCGGTGGGCCGGTGCGCAAGGGCCGCAAGTCCAAGCGCGCGAAGCGCCAGGAGTTCGAGTCGATGCAGGCCCCGTCGGCCGGCGGCGTCCGCCTGCCCCGGGGCAACGGCGAGACGATCAAGCTCGCCCGCGGCGCGTCGCTGACCGACTTCGCCGACAAGATCGGCGCCAACCCGGCGTCGCTCGTGCAGGTGCTGTTCCACCTCGGTGAGATGGTCACCAACACGCAGTCGGTGTCCGACGAGATCCTCGAGCTGCTCGGCAGCGAGATGAACTACGTCGTGCAGGTCGTCAGCCCCGAGGAGGAGGACCGCGAGCTGCTCGACAGCTTCTCCATCTCCTACGGCGAGGACGCGGGCGGCGAGGACGACCTGGTCGTCCGGCCGCCGGTCGTCACCGTCATGGGTCACGTCGACCACGGAAAGACGCGCCTGCTCGACACGATCCGCAAGGCGAACGTGATGGGCGGGGAGGCCGGTGGCATCACCCAGCACATCGGCGCCTACCAGGTCATGAGCGAGCTGGAGGGCTACGAGCGCCCGATCACCTTCATCGACACCCCGGGTCACGAGGCGTTCACCGCCATGCGTGCCCGAGGCGCGAAGTCCACGGACATCGCGGTGATCGTGGTCGCCGCCGACGACGGCGTCATGCCGCAGACGGTGGAGGCGATCAACCACGCCCAGGCGGCCGACGTGCCGGTGGTCGTGGCGGTCAACAAGATCGACAAGGAGGGCGCGAACCCGGACAAGATCCGGCAGCAGCTCACCGAGTACAACCTCGTGGCCGAGGAGTACGGCGGCGACACGATGTTCGTCGACATCTCCGCCAAGCAGGGCACCAACATCGACGCCCTGCTCGAGGCGATCCTGCTCACCGCGGACGCCGCGCTCGACCTGCGGGCCAACCCGAACATGGAGGCCCAGGGCGTCGCGATCGAGGCCCACCTCGACCGCGGTCGCGGTCCGGTGGCCACGGTCCTGGTGCAGCGCGGCACGCTGCGCGTCGGCGACTCGATCGTCGCGGGCGACGCCTCCGGGCGCGTCCGGCGGATGTTCGACGAGCACGGCGAGGACATCGTCGAGGCCTACCCGTCGCGCCCCGTCGCGGTGGTCGGCTTCACCTCGGTGCCCGGTGCGGGCGACACGTTCCTCGTCGTCGACGAGGACCGCGTGGCCCGGCAGATCGCCGACCGCCGGCGGGCGCGCGAGCGCAACGCCGAGCTGGCGAGCCGTCGCAAGCGCGTGTCGCTCGAGGACCTCGACGCCGCGCTGAAGGAGACCAACCAGCTCAACCTGATCATCAAGGGCGACAACTCCGGAACCGTCGAGGCTCTCGAGGACGCGCTCATGAAGATCGAGGTCGGTGACGACGTCGAGCTGCGGGTGATCCACCGCGGCGTCGGTGGCATCACCGAGGGCGACGTCAACCTCGCCATCGCCGACAACGTCATCGTCCTGGGCTTCAACGTCCGGGCCGAGGGCAAGGCGACCGAGCTGGCCAACCGCGAGGGCGTGGAGATCCGGTACTACTCCGTGATCTACCAGGCGATCGACGAGATCGAGCAGGCCCTCAAGGGGCTGCTCAAGCCCGAGTACGAGGAGGCCGTCCTCGGCCACGCGGAGGTCCGCCAGGTCTTCCGTTCCTCGCGCTTCGGCTCGATCGCCGGTTGCCTGGTGATGGACGGGATCATCCGCCGCAACGCCAAGGCGCGGTTGCTGCGCGACAGCGTCGTGGTGGCGGAGAACCTCACCGTCAACTCGTTGCGCCGGGTCAAGGACGACGTGGTCGAGGTCCGCGAGGGCTTCGAGTGCGGTCTGACGCTCGGCAGCTTCAACGACGTCAAGGACGGCGACATGATCGAGACCTACGAGCTGCGCGAGAAGCCGCGCGCGTAG
- a CDS encoding YlxR family protein, with the protein MAHRHPQRRRPARDGRRTEGVVGVGVGGGRLIASRRGAHPPGCGLHSATVHDPGPAPVRRTPTKVPVRTCIGCRSRAETDDLLRVVVVDGVLTPDPRRRFPGRGAWLHLDPECLHRAERRSAFPRALRVPGKLDTTGVRAHLDRAGTEKSGVRDTPGSVIEESKVDPS; encoded by the coding sequence GTGGCGCATCGACATCCGCAGCGACGCCGACCCGCGCGGGACGGGCGACGCACCGAAGGCGTCGTCGGAGTCGGAGTCGGAGGCGGTCGGCTGATCGCCTCCCGTCGTGGCGCCCACCCCCCGGGGTGTGGGCTACACTCAGCAACGGTCCACGATCCGGGCCCGGCTCCCGTACGACGCACTCCGACGAAAGTCCCTGTGCGCACGTGCATCGGATGCCGGTCACGGGCCGAGACCGACGATCTGCTGCGGGTCGTCGTGGTGGACGGGGTTCTCACCCCGGACCCACGTCGACGGTTCCCCGGCCGAGGTGCCTGGCTGCACCTCGACCCGGAGTGCCTCCACCGCGCCGAGCGGCGCTCGGCGTTCCCGCGGGCGCTGCGCGTCCCGGGAAAGCTGGACACCACTGGGGTCCGGGCACATCTCGACCGTGCCGGGACGGAGAAGTCTGGGGTTCGGGACACACCCGGATCCGTCATCGAGGAGAGCAAGGTCGACCCGTCATGA
- the nusA gene encoding transcription termination factor NusA, translating to MNVDIAALRAIERDKDIPFETVIEAIETALLTAYKHTDGHEAHAHVDIDRKSGLVRVMAQELGEGGVVDREWDDTPEGFGRIAATTARQVILQRLRDAEHERTYGEFATKEGEIVAGIVQRDARANARGVVIVSLGGQTEGVLPAAEQVPGETYAHGERIRCYVVGVTRGMRGTQITLSRTHPNLVRKLFAFEVPELVDGTVEIVAVAREAGHRSKIAVRSTVAGVNPKGSCIGPMGQRVRGVMSELAGEKIDIIDWDEDPATFVGNALSPSKVVSVTVIDAATRSARVVVPDFQLSLAIGKEGQNARLAARLTGWRIDIRSDADPRGTGDAPKASSESESEAVG from the coding sequence ATGAACGTCGACATCGCGGCTCTGCGCGCGATCGAGCGCGACAAGGACATCCCGTTCGAGACGGTGATCGAGGCCATCGAGACGGCCCTGCTCACCGCCTACAAGCACACCGACGGCCACGAGGCGCACGCCCACGTCGACATCGACCGCAAGTCCGGCCTGGTCCGGGTGATGGCGCAGGAGCTGGGCGAGGGCGGGGTCGTCGACCGCGAGTGGGACGACACCCCCGAGGGCTTCGGCCGGATCGCCGCCACCACCGCGCGACAGGTCATCCTGCAGCGGCTGCGCGACGCCGAGCACGAGCGCACCTACGGGGAGTTCGCCACGAAGGAGGGCGAGATCGTCGCGGGCATCGTGCAGCGCGACGCCCGCGCCAACGCCCGCGGCGTCGTCATCGTCTCCCTGGGCGGACAGACCGAGGGCGTGCTGCCCGCGGCGGAGCAGGTGCCGGGGGAGACCTACGCGCACGGCGAGCGGATCCGCTGCTACGTCGTCGGTGTGACGCGCGGGATGCGCGGCACCCAGATCACGCTGAGCCGCACGCACCCGAACCTCGTCCGCAAGCTGTTCGCGTTCGAGGTCCCCGAGCTGGTCGACGGCACGGTGGAGATCGTCGCCGTGGCCCGCGAGGCCGGACACCGCTCCAAGATCGCGGTGCGCTCGACCGTCGCCGGGGTCAACCCGAAGGGCAGCTGCATCGGCCCGATGGGGCAGCGCGTCCGCGGCGTGATGAGCGAGCTCGCCGGCGAGAAGATCGACATCATCGACTGGGACGAGGACCCCGCCACGTTCGTCGGCAACGCCCTGTCCCCGTCGAAGGTGGTGTCGGTCACCGTGATCGACGCCGCCACGCGCTCGGCGCGGGTCGTCGTGCCGGACTTCCAGCTCTCCCTCGCCATCGGCAAGGAGGGGCAGAACGCCCGGCTGGCGGCCCGTCTCACCGGGTGGCGCATCGACATCCGCAGCGACGCCGACCCGCGCGGGACGGGCGACGCACCGAAGGCGTCGTCGGAGTCGGAGTCGGAGGCGGTCGGCTGA
- the rimP gene encoding ribosome maturation factor RimP — MSTHRPAQQGTPLHGVLEPVVTAAGFVLDELEVHTVGRRHTVRLVVDSDSGVGLDEIARVSRAASAELELHEDLIPGSYTLEVTSPGVDRPLTLPRHWRRNRLRQVLVRLADGGTMAGRVGDAGEDAVALLVEGKVRELRYADVTHAAVQVEFRKPPAAELSALGAAPADGEAAEDDELDTTGFDTTEDEDHS, encoded by the coding sequence ATGTCCACCCACCGCCCCGCGCAGCAGGGCACTCCGCTGCACGGCGTGCTGGAGCCCGTCGTCACCGCTGCGGGATTCGTGCTCGACGAGCTCGAGGTGCACACCGTGGGCAGGCGGCACACCGTCCGGTTGGTGGTGGACTCCGACTCCGGGGTGGGCCTCGACGAGATCGCGCGGGTCTCCCGCGCGGCGTCGGCGGAACTGGAGCTGCACGAGGACCTGATCCCCGGCTCGTACACCCTCGAGGTCACCTCCCCGGGTGTCGACCGGCCGCTCACCCTGCCCCGGCACTGGCGGCGCAACCGGCTGCGTCAGGTGCTCGTGCGCCTGGCCGACGGTGGCACCATGGCGGGGCGGGTCGGCGACGCAGGCGAGGACGCCGTCGCGCTCCTGGTCGAGGGGAAGGTCCGGGAGCTGCGCTACGCCGACGTGACGCACGCGGCGGTGCAGGTCGAGTTCCGTAAGCCGCCCGCGGCGGAGCTGAGCGCCCTGGGCGCGGCCCCGGCGGACGGGGAAGCGGCCGAGGACGACGAGCTCGACACGACCGGATTCGACACAACTGAAGACGAGGACCATTCATGA